A region from the Mesorhizobium sp. J8 genome encodes:
- a CDS encoding BA14K family protein: MNKIASGLLATALSASFVAAEVVPVNAQPNYVPQPQGLSDVQTVQYRDWRRHRGFNRDFSRRGDAVYWNGHRGYREYRHGYRRHGDYWFPLAAFATGALITGAIVNSENNRVYRGNAHVQWCYDRYRSYRASDNTFQPNNGPRQQCISPY, encoded by the coding sequence ATGAACAAGATCGCATCGGGCCTGCTGGCAACCGCTCTCTCGGCGTCGTTCGTCGCGGCGGAGGTCGTGCCGGTCAACGCTCAGCCCAACTATGTGCCGCAACCCCAGGGCCTGTCGGATGTCCAGACCGTGCAGTATCGGGACTGGAGAAGGCATCGCGGCTTCAACCGCGATTTCTCGCGCCGTGGTGACGCCGTCTATTGGAATGGCCATCGCGGCTATCGTGAATATCGCCACGGCTATCGCCGTCACGGCGACTATTGGTTCCCGCTGGCTGCTTTCGCGACTGGCGCGCTGATCACCGGCGCCATCGTCAACAGTGAAAACAACCGTGTGTATCGCGGCAACGCGCATGTGCAGTGGTGCTACGACCGCTATCGCTCTTACCGCGCCTCGGACAACACCTTCCAACCGAACAACGGCCCGCGTCAGCAGTGCATTTCGCCCTACTGA
- the glpK gene encoding glycerol kinase GlpK: MSGFVLAIDQGTTSTRAILFDDKMKVAGAGQQEFAQHYPASGWVEHDPEDIWASVLATVKSALKAAGRAASDVAAIGITNQRETVVIWDKTTGKPIHNAIVWQDRRTAPLCQKLKKQGLEKKFTKKTGLLLDPYFSGTKIAWMLDKVKGARKRAERGELLAGTIDSFLIWRLTGGQVHATDATNASRTLVYNIEKNVWDEELLSILKIPAAILPQVKDCADDFGVTEKSLFGAEMRILGVAGDQHAATIGQACFEPGMMKSTYGTGCFALLNTGADLVRSRNRLLTTIAYRLNGKTTYALEGSIFIAGAAVQWLRDGIKVIGKAEQSGALAASADPAQQIYLVPAFVGLGAPHWDADARGAIFGLTRNSGPAEFARAALESVAFQTRDLLDAMRKDWKGASAKTVLRVDGGMVASDWTMQRLADILDAPVDRPTILETTALGAAWLAGSKAGVWPKAKDFAKSWALERRFKPEMDAATRATKLAGWRDAVRRTLSTQ; the protein is encoded by the coding sequence ATGAGCGGTTTTGTGCTGGCGATCGACCAGGGAACGACCTCGACCCGGGCGATCCTGTTCGACGACAAGATGAAGGTCGCAGGTGCCGGCCAGCAGGAATTCGCCCAGCATTATCCGGCCTCCGGTTGGGTCGAACATGATCCGGAAGATATCTGGGCAAGCGTTCTGGCCACGGTGAAATCCGCGCTGAAGGCGGCAGGCCGCGCGGCATCCGATGTCGCCGCAATCGGCATCACCAACCAGCGCGAGACGGTCGTGATCTGGGACAAGACGACTGGCAAGCCGATCCACAATGCGATCGTCTGGCAGGATCGCCGGACCGCGCCGCTCTGCCAGAAGCTCAAGAAGCAGGGGCTGGAGAAGAAATTCACGAAGAAGACCGGCCTGCTGCTCGACCCCTATTTCTCCGGCACCAAGATCGCCTGGATGCTGGACAAGGTGAAGGGCGCCAGGAAGCGCGCCGAGAGGGGCGAACTGCTCGCCGGGACGATCGACAGTTTCCTGATCTGGCGGCTGACCGGCGGCCAAGTGCACGCCACCGACGCGACAAACGCCTCGCGCACGCTCGTCTACAACATCGAGAAGAATGTCTGGGACGAAGAGCTGCTTTCGATCCTCAAGATTCCGGCTGCGATCCTGCCTCAGGTGAAGGACTGCGCCGACGATTTCGGCGTCACCGAGAAGAGCCTTTTCGGGGCCGAGATGCGGATCCTCGGCGTCGCCGGCGACCAGCATGCGGCGACCATCGGCCAAGCCTGTTTCGAGCCCGGCATGATGAAGTCCACATACGGCACCGGCTGCTTCGCGCTGCTCAACACCGGCGCCGACCTTGTGCGCTCGAGGAACCGGCTTCTGACCACGATCGCCTACCGGTTGAACGGCAAGACCACCTATGCGCTGGAAGGTTCGATCTTCATCGCCGGCGCCGCCGTGCAATGGCTGCGCGACGGCATCAAGGTGATCGGCAAGGCCGAGCAAAGCGGCGCGCTCGCCGCGAGCGCCGATCCGGCGCAACAAATCTATCTGGTGCCGGCCTTCGTCGGGCTCGGCGCGCCGCATTGGGACGCCGACGCGCGCGGCGCGATCTTCGGGCTGACGCGCAATTCCGGACCGGCGGAATTTGCCCGCGCGGCACTCGAATCGGTCGCCTTCCAGACGCGTGACCTGCTCGACGCCATGCGCAAGGACTGGAAAGGCGCCTCGGCCAAGACGGTGCTTCGGGTGGACGGCGGCATGGTGGCGTCCGACTGGACCATGCAGCGGCTCGCCGACATTCTCGACGCGCCGGTCGACCGTCCGACGATCCTGGAGACGACGGCGCTGGGCGCGGCCTGGCTTGCCGGGTCGAAGGCCGGCGTGTGGCCGAAAGCGAAGGATTTCGCCAAGAGCTGGGCGCTTGAGCGGCGCTTCAAGCCGGAAATGGACGCCGCAACACGCGCGACGAAGCTGGCCGGATGGCGCGATGCGGTGCGCCGGACGCTGAGCACGCAGTAG
- a CDS encoding ABC transporter substrate-binding protein — protein sequence MRRQFLTSTTALVLLLGAGHAYAGMDEAKAFLDKEIGDMSTLSRADQEKQMQWFIDAAKPFAGMEIKVVSETLTTHQYESQVLAPAFSAITGIKVTHDVIQEGDVVEKIQTQMQTGQNLYDGWVNDSDLIGTHWRYQQARNLTDWMAGEGKDVTDPMLDVDDFIGKSFTTAPDGKLYQLPDQQFANLYWFRYDWFNDEKNKADFKAKYGYDLGVPVNWSAYEDIAQFFTGREIDGKKVYGHMDYGKKDPSLGWRFTDAWLSMAGNGDKGIPNGKPVDEWGIKVDENSRPVGSCVARGGDTNGPASVYAIQKYLDWLKAYAPPEAQGMTFSESGPVPSQGNIAQQIFWYTAFTADMAKPGLPVVNEDGTPKWRVAPSPHGVYWKDGMKLGYQDAGSWTLLKSTPTDRAKAAWLYAQFVVSKTVDVKKSQVGLTFIRDSTIHDKSFTERAPKLGGLIEFYRSPARVQWTPTGTNVPDYPKLAQLWWQNIGDASSGAKSPQEAMDSLCADQEKVLSRLEKSGVQGDIGPKMAEEHDLDYWNKDAVSKGNLAPQLKVENEKDKPITVNYDELVKSWQK from the coding sequence ATGCGACGGCAATTTCTAACATCCACGACCGCCCTTGTCCTATTGCTTGGAGCGGGCCACGCCTATGCCGGGATGGACGAGGCAAAAGCCTTTCTTGACAAGGAGATAGGCGACATGTCGACGCTTTCGCGCGCCGATCAGGAAAAGCAGATGCAGTGGTTCATCGACGCCGCCAAGCCGTTCGCCGGCATGGAAATCAAGGTGGTCTCGGAAACGCTGACCACGCACCAGTATGAATCACAAGTGCTGGCGCCGGCCTTCTCCGCGATCACCGGCATCAAGGTCACGCATGACGTCATCCAGGAAGGCGACGTCGTCGAGAAAATCCAGACCCAGATGCAGACGGGACAGAACCTCTACGACGGCTGGGTCAACGATTCCGACTTGATCGGCACGCACTGGCGTTATCAGCAGGCGCGCAACCTGACCGACTGGATGGCCGGCGAGGGCAAGGACGTCACCGATCCGATGCTCGACGTCGACGACTTCATCGGCAAGTCGTTCACGACCGCACCGGACGGCAAGCTCTACCAATTGCCTGACCAGCAGTTCGCGAACCTCTACTGGTTCCGCTACGACTGGTTCAACGATGAGAAGAACAAGGCGGATTTCAAGGCGAAATACGGCTACGACCTCGGCGTGCCGGTCAACTGGTCGGCCTATGAGGACATCGCCCAGTTCTTCACCGGCCGTGAGATCGACGGCAAGAAGGTCTATGGCCACATGGACTACGGCAAGAAGGACCCGTCGCTCGGCTGGCGGTTCACCGATGCCTGGCTGTCCATGGCGGGCAATGGCGACAAGGGCATCCCGAACGGCAAACCGGTCGATGAATGGGGCATCAAGGTCGACGAGAATTCGCGTCCGGTCGGCTCCTGCGTCGCCCGCGGCGGCGACACCAACGGACCGGCCTCGGTCTATGCCATCCAGAAATACCTCGATTGGCTGAAGGCCTATGCGCCGCCGGAAGCGCAGGGCATGACCTTCTCCGAGTCCGGCCCGGTGCCCTCGCAGGGCAATATCGCCCAGCAGATATTCTGGTACACCGCCTTCACCGCCGACATGGCCAAGCCCGGTCTGCCGGTCGTCAATGAGGACGGCACGCCGAAATGGCGCGTCGCGCCGTCGCCACATGGCGTCTACTGGAAGGATGGAATGAAGCTCGGCTACCAGGATGCCGGTTCCTGGACCCTTCTGAAGTCGACCCCAACGGATCGCGCCAAGGCCGCGTGGCTCTACGCGCAGTTCGTGGTATCGAAAACGGTCGACGTGAAGAAGAGCCAGGTCGGCCTGACCTTCATCCGCGACTCCACCATCCACGACAAGAGCTTCACCGAACGTGCGCCGAAGCTCGGCGGCCTGATCGAGTTCTACCGCTCGCCGGCGCGCGTGCAGTGGACGCCGACCGGCACCAACGTTCCGGACTATCCGAAGCTGGCGCAGCTCTGGTGGCAGAACATTGGCGACGCGTCCTCGGGGGCCAAGAGCCCGCAGGAAGCGATGGATTCGCTTTGCGCCGACCAGGAGAAGGTACTCTCTCGTCTGGAGAAATCGGGCGTCCAGGGCGACATCGGCCCGAAGATGGCCGAGGAGCATGACCTCGATTACTGGAACAAGGACGCCGTCTCGAAGGGCAACCTCGCGCCGCAGCTCAAGGTCGAGAATGAGAAGGACAAGCCGATCACCGTCAACTACGACGAGCTGGTGAAGAGCTGGCAGAAGTAG